CATGCCACCGCACAACATGACGGAGGTGCTTCACGCCTGTCAGGCTTATGTGGATGCACGCGGTGAGATCGATGTCGAAGGACTGATGCAGCACGTCAAAGCGCCCGACTTCCCGACCGGGGCCACGATCTACGGTTACGCCGGTATCAAGGAGGCGTTCGAGACAGGGCGCGGGCGCATCGTCATCCGCGGTAAGGCGGAGATCGAGAGCGGCGCGGCGCACGATAAAATCGTCATCAGCGAAATCCCCTACATGGTGAACAAGGCGGAGCTGATCCGCGCCATCGCTGATCTGGTGAACGAGAAGCGGCTCGACGGCGTGTCGAACGTGAACGACGAGTCGGACCGCAGCGGTATGCGTATCGTGGTGGACGTGAAGCGTGAGGCGAACGCCAACATCGTGCTGAACAAGCTGTATAAGATGACGGCCTTACAGTCGTCCTTCAGCGTGAACAACATCGCGCTCGTGAACGGTCGGCCGAAGCTGATGAACCTGAAAGATCTGATCGGCAACTTCGTCGATCATCGCCGCGATGTTGTCCTGCGCCGCACACGCTTCGAGCTGAAAAAAGCCGAGGAGCGCGCCCATATCCTCCAAGGGCTGATCATCGCCTCGGATCACATCGACGAGGTCATCGCCATCATCCGCTCCTCCAGCAGTCCGCAGCAAGCCATTGATCGCCTCCGCGAACGTTTCGAACTATCCGAAGTCCAGGCGCGCGCCATCGTTGAAATGCGCCTGCGCCAACTCACCGGGCTGGAGCAGGAGAAGCTCCGCGCCGAATACGAGGAGATCGAAAAGCTAATCGCTCGTCTCAAGGAGATCCTCGAAAACGAAGACCGACTGCTGCAGGTCATCCGCGATGAATTCCAAGAAATCATCGACAAATACGGTGATGAGCGCAAGACGGACATCGTCTACGCCTCCGAAGAGCTGAACCCGGAAGACTTCTACGCCGACGACGAAATGATCATCACCATCTCACATATGGGTTACATCAAGCGCACGCCGCTCAGTGAGTTCCGTGCGCAGACCCGCGGTGGGGTGGGTTCGAAGGGTTCCGAAACGCGCGAAGAGGATTTTGTCGAGCACATCTATCCGGCCTCGATGCACGCCACAATCCTGTTCTTTACCGCCAAAGGGCGCTGCTTCTGGAAGAAGGTCTACGAGATTCCCGAAGGCGCGAAGAACACCAAAGGGCGCGCCATCCAAAACTTCCTCAACATCGACTCGGACGACCGCGTGAATGCCTTTATCCGCATCAAGAACCTGACGGGCGACGTGGACTTCATCAATTCGCACTACCTGCTCTTCTGCACCAAGCGCGGACTGATCAAAAAGACATTGCTCGAGGCCTATTCCCGTCCGCGTCAGAACGGCGTGAATGCCATCGCACTGCGCGAGGGCGACGGTGTGATCCAAGTGCGCCTCACGAACGGAAACAACGAAGTGATCATCGCCAATCGGAATGGTCGCGCGATCCGATTCCATGAGAGCAAAGTGCGCGTGATGGGACGTGTGGCCGCCGGTGTGCGTGGCATGACGCTCGATGGCGACGACGACGAGGTAGTCGGCATGATCTGCATCAAGCATCCTGAGCAAGAGACGGTGCTCGTCGTCTCTGAACAGGGATACGGCAAGCGCTCCGCCATCGATGATTATCGCGTCACGAACCGCGGAGGTAAGGGCATTAAGACAATCCAAGTGACCGAAAAGACGGGCAAGCTGGTCGGCATCAAAAACGTTACCGAGGACAATGACCTGATGATCATCAATAAGTCCGGTATCACGATTCGCATGAAGGTGGCCGACTTGAACGTGATCGGTCGCGCCACGCAGGGCGTTCGCCTGATCAACTTGGAGAAACGTAACGACGAGATCGCATCCGTCTGCAAAGTGGTCTCCGAATCGGAAGAGGATCGGATTGGCGGCGTGGAAGAGTCGGCTGACGAGGCGCCGAACACACCGACCGACAACGCGTGATCCCTCGAAGCTATCAATCATCCATTCATACACAATTAAAAATTAGAGAACATGAAGCGAGTATTAGTAACCATCGGCTTGTGTCTGATGACGACCGTCGTCTTTGGTCAGAAGAAGGCCGTATCCGATGCAGAACGCATTGCGAAAGATTCCAAACCGGATTTCAACGAAGCCCGGACCCTGATCAAAGGGGCCATGGAAAACGCTGAGACAAAGGACGACGCAAAGACCTGGTATGTGGCCGGCCTCATTGAAGACACGCAATTCAGTACCGAAAACATGAAGCAGATCCTCGGACAGAAGCCCGACGAAGCCGTCATGTATGAGGCGCTGGGAAACATCCTGCCGTACTTCAAGGAGTCCTATCGGCTTGACCAACTGCCCAACGAGAAGGGCAAGGTGAAGCCCAAATACACGAAGAACATCAAGGGCACGCTCAACGCAAACATCCTCTACTACTTGAACGGAGGCGCGTACTTCTTCGACCAGAGGAATTACAAGAGAGCCCACGATTTCTTTGAGCAATATCTCGAGATCGCCGACCTGCCCTTTATGAAAGGCGAAAAAGCGGCCGCAAGAGATTCCAACTTTATGATCGTGCAATTCTACGCGGCCATTGCCGCCATGCAAATGGACGATCCTCAGCAGGCTATCAAGGACTTGAACCGGGCAAAAGGAACGGACTACCGTCGTTTTGATGTCTATCAGTCGCTCTGTTACGTATACGATCAGGTACTCAAGGACACAGTCGGCTTGGAGAAGACCTTGGAGGAGGGCATGAAGCTCTTCCCCGACTCGAGCTACTTCCTGAACAACATGATCAATGTCTACATCAGCACCAAGCGCAATGAGCAGGCTATGCAGCTGCTGAACACGGCCATTTCCAAGAGCCCCAACAACCCGCAGCTCTATTTCGCCCTCGGCAGCCTCTATGAGGTCGGTCTGAAGGACGAAGCCAAGGCAGAAGAGGCTTACAAGAAAGCGCTCGACTTGGATCCTGAGAATCCATCGAACATCTTCAGCGTGGGGCGTCTCTATTTCAACCAAGGCGTGAGCTTGCTGGACAAGGCCAATTCGCTGAACGACCAGAATCAGTATAAGGCGGAGAAGGCCAAGGCTGAAGCGATGCTTCGCAAAGCGCTGCCGTTCTTTGAGAAGGCACACAAGCTGAAACCAGAGGAAAGAGAATACATGATCGGACTCAGAGGCATTTATTACAATCTGAGTATGAACAAGGAGTTCGACGCGATCAACGCAGAAATGTCGAAGTAAATCCGTCCAATATTTTTGGCTGTCCGCGCGGCCCCTCCATGGATCCGGAGGGTGTCGCGCGGATTTTTTTATGCCCTCTCCCCTATGATTACAGGTTAACATAATTGTTATTATCGATCATACGGAAGTAGGAGGGGAGGGGCTGTTTTTGGACCTAATCAGCCGCCACGATGGCTTATCGTGGATTGTCTGGAATTCATCCCGATACCGCGGTGCATTTTGGGGCGCAAATGGGAGAGTCACACAGGAATCGCACAGAAAAATGGGCGAGATGCACGGTCGGAAGTAGGTCTTGAATCCGCTTTTCGGGAAAAAGGACGATCCGAATACCGTCTCGGAGGTGTTTCGTCGCGTTTGATGTTCAGCGCAATCTGTGCGACCGGGAAATGGATCTGAGATATAATCTCGACGAACGTTCCCGCCTAACCCTTGCCTCAAAATGCTATCCCCAAAAACGTATCCGCCTAAACCTTACCTCAAAATACATCTCCCCAAAACGTACCTCACGAAAACCTGACCCTAAACACATTCTCGACCAACGTCCCCGCCTAACCCTTAACCCAAAACACACCTCCCCAAAACATACCCCACGAATCTTTGCCCCCAAAAGCGATCTCGACAAACGTTACCGCCCAATCCTTGCCTCAAAAAGCTATCTCGACCAACGTCCCCGCCTAATTCTTAACCCAAAATGCACTTCCCCAAAACATACCTCACGAATCTTTGCCCCTAAACACATTCCCGACAAATGCCCCCGCCTAACCCTTACCTCAAAACACACCCCCTCAAAACGTACCCCACGAATCTTTGCCCTAAAACACTATCCCCAAAAACGTACCCGCCAAACCCTTACCCTAAAATGCTATCCCAACGAACGCACCCGCCTAAACCTTGACAAAAAGGGGAATCGTCGGGTGAGAGTGCCTGAACTTTTCAGGGAGTTTCGGGCGGCGTCTATCTTTGCGCATTCAACGCTTGGGCGGAGAGCCTTTCCGTCGTTTGTGGTGTGCCTGAAATGGGCCGAGGTCTACGGACTGAGGCGCGGGAGGGCTGCCTAACCCGACGCTCCGCACCTTGCGACGCATAACATCCACCTGTAACTACTCCGATTTTTATGTCTGATTCTACCATCGTCACCGGCCAATACGTACAGATCGACCAGACACCGGCGAGCTTAGGCGCGCGCGTCCTGGGGCGGCTGATCGACACCGTGCTGCTACTCGTTTACTGCGCGGCCGTGTTTGGGCTCTGGATCGCCTACATGCAAATGACTGGGGGCGAGCAAGGTGCGTTTGGCTCCTTCCTGATACTCTCCGTCTTTTACCTTCCCGCGCTCGGTTACACCTTCTTTTGGGAGACGTTCAACAATGGGCAGACGCCCGGCAAGCGTTTCCTGGGCATGCGCGTAGTCATGAAAAACGGAGACAGGCCCACCGTGGCGGCTTACCTGTTCCGATGGCTGTTTCTGCTCATCGACATGCACACCTCGTACGTCGGCATACTGTGTATTGCCCTGACTAAGAACAATCAGCGGGTCGGCGACTTGGCGGCTGGAACGCTCGTCATCAAGGAGAAAGACTATAAGAAGATCCACGTCACACTCGACGAGTTCAGCCATCTGAACCACGACTACCAGCCCGTCTTCCCACAGGCCGAACGGCTCTCGCTGGCACAAGTCGACCTCATCAATCGCAC
The sequence above is drawn from the Tannerella serpentiformis genome and encodes:
- the gyrA gene encoding DNA gyrase subunit A, producing the protein MAEDRIIKIDINQEMKSAYIDYSMSVIVSRALPDVRDGFKPVHRRILFGMNELGNTSDKPYKKAARIVGEVLGKYHPHGDSSVYFALVRLAQNWSMRYTLVDGQGNFGSVDGDSPAAMRYTEARMSRLAEEMLRDIDKDTVDFQLNFDDTLQEPTVLPTRIPNLLINGASGIAVGMATNMPPHNMTEVLHACQAYVDARGEIDVEGLMQHVKAPDFPTGATIYGYAGIKEAFETGRGRIVIRGKAEIESGAAHDKIVISEIPYMVNKAELIRAIADLVNEKRLDGVSNVNDESDRSGMRIVVDVKREANANIVLNKLYKMTALQSSFSVNNIALVNGRPKLMNLKDLIGNFVDHRRDVVLRRTRFELKKAEERAHILQGLIIASDHIDEVIAIIRSSSSPQQAIDRLRERFELSEVQARAIVEMRLRQLTGLEQEKLRAEYEEIEKLIARLKEILENEDRLLQVIRDEFQEIIDKYGDERKTDIVYASEELNPEDFYADDEMIITISHMGYIKRTPLSEFRAQTRGGVGSKGSETREEDFVEHIYPASMHATILFFTAKGRCFWKKVYEIPEGAKNTKGRAIQNFLNIDSDDRVNAFIRIKNLTGDVDFINSHYLLFCTKRGLIKKTLLEAYSRPRQNGVNAIALREGDGVIQVRLTNGNNEVIIANRNGRAIRFHESKVRVMGRVAAGVRGMTLDGDDDEVVGMICIKHPEQETVLVVSEQGYGKRSAIDDYRVTNRGGKGIKTIQVTEKTGKLVGIKNVTEDNDLMIINKSGITIRMKVADLNVIGRATQGVRLINLEKRNDEIASVCKVVSESEEDRIGGVEESADEAPNTPTDNA
- a CDS encoding tetratricopeptide repeat protein; the encoded protein is MKRVLVTIGLCLMTTVVFGQKKAVSDAERIAKDSKPDFNEARTLIKGAMENAETKDDAKTWYVAGLIEDTQFSTENMKQILGQKPDEAVMYEALGNILPYFKESYRLDQLPNEKGKVKPKYTKNIKGTLNANILYYLNGGAYFFDQRNYKRAHDFFEQYLEIADLPFMKGEKAAARDSNFMIVQFYAAIAAMQMDDPQQAIKDLNRAKGTDYRRFDVYQSLCYVYDQVLKDTVGLEKTLEEGMKLFPDSSYFLNNMINVYISTKRNEQAMQLLNTAISKSPNNPQLYFALGSLYEVGLKDEAKAEEAYKKALDLDPENPSNIFSVGRLYFNQGVSLLDKANSLNDQNQYKAEKAKAEAMLRKALPFFEKAHKLKPEEREYMIGLRGIYYNLSMNKEFDAINAEMSK
- a CDS encoding RDD family protein — protein: MSDSTIVTGQYVQIDQTPASLGARVLGRLIDTVLLLVYCAAVFGLWIAYMQMTGGEQGAFGSFLILSVFYLPALGYTFFWETFNNGQTPGKRFLGMRVVMKNGDRPTVAAYLFRWLFLLIDMHTSYVGILCIALTKNNQRVGDLAAGTLVIKEKDYKKIHVTLDEFSHLNHDYQPVFPQAERLSLAQVDLINRTLTGGDRQTRPERIRQLANEVRRFLGLANNGTADEALLRTLVRDYQHYALEAAV